The Methanomassiliicoccales archaeon DNA segment TACGGACAAGGGGTTGGTCATCGCCACCATCATAACCAGCTGCGTGGCGTTAGCCATATCCACTGGCACCAGCGTCTATGAGGCTGAGAGCCTGGAACAGTCCCGCCGCCTGGACGAGATCGGACGAGCCATGCTGCGTCCGGTGGGAGAGACCAATCTGGGCAAGGCAGCCAAGACCAGCGCCGCCATCATCGCCTTGGCCAATTCCATGGCTCCATTGATGGCCGGGGTCATAATCCTCTCGCCATTCCTGTTATTGGGAGAGGGGACGATAGTGGCGGCCGCCGAAGCGGCCATCATGCTGGCGATAATCCTACTGTTCATAACCGGGTTCATAATGGGGCGGCTGAGCGACAGAAACCCCTGGTGGAAGGGGCTAAGAATGGCCGCGGTCGGCCTGGTGGCCTTCGTGATCTGCTACTTCATCGGCGGAATGGTGTGATCACGACCTGCGCAGCAGGACCTCGTACAGCTTCTTGGTGATGGGCGGTGACGGGTCGTCGAACTCCTTTATATGCAAAATCTCGTAGCCACTGGAAAGCCGCCTGACCTTCTCCTCCGGGAAGTAGTGCACCACGAACCCGATGGGGTTCTGCCACATGTCCTCGCCCTTGTGCGGACCCTTTCCGAAATGGGGATCGTGGTCGTTCCGCACGGAGTAGAGATTCAACCCACCAGGCCGGAGCACCCTCCGGCACTCGTCCAGAATGAACTGGATCTCCTTCTCCCACAGTTCCATGGTGAACAGCATGTGCGAGTAGACCGCGTCCACCGAGGCGTCAGGGAGAGATATTCCAGTGCGCACGTCCTGGCACAGGAGATTGACCTTGGAATCCAGGCACATCTCCTTGGCCCTG contains these protein-coding regions:
- a CDS encoding VIT1/CCC1 transporter family protein — protein: MSLPETGPALRRYFVNTMFDSTFAVLGIIIGTALTADTDKGLVIATIITSCVALAISTGTSVYEAESLEQSRRLDEIGRAMLRPVGETNLGKAAKTSAAIIALANSMAPLMAGVIILSPFLLLGEGTIVAAAEAAIMLAIILLFITGFIMGRLSDRNPWWKGLRMAAVGLVAFVICYFIGGMV
- a CDS encoding class I SAM-dependent methyltransferase; amino-acid sequence: MEEGTQRKQWNSAYTTKADYFGTGPSDLGRRAVDIFRKYACKDILELGCGQGRDTCLFAKEGFKVTALDYSESGICQMKDRAKEMCLDSKVNLLCQDVRTGISLPDASVDAVYSHMLFTMELWEKEIQFILDECRRVLRPGGLNLYSVRNDHDPHFGKGPHKGEDMWQNPIGFVVHYFPEEKVRRLSSGYEILHIKEFDDPSPPITKKLYEVLLRRS